The Aquila chrysaetos chrysaetos chromosome 11, bAquChr1.4, whole genome shotgun sequence sequence TGCTTTAAGGGTGACAGAGACTTTGGGCACCACGAATGATGGCAGAGAATGACCCTGCAGTGTGTGACCAGACATTGCAGGAGGTGCAATGTCAAGGCCAGACTCACTGCATTCCTGTAAGACACACTCTGGAGGTAGGGTCCTTCCAGTGTGGCACCTGTAGGCATTGCTGCCGTGGCCGTTTTAGACTCTAGACTTACAAACCAAGACCCTAAAGCAGCAGTGGCATTAGTGAGAGGTCACAGTTGCAAATTAAATCCATGGGAAAGTGCATTTTCAAggtaaaaaatgcagaattcttAAAAGTCATCTGAAAAATCACAATTTCCCATCTGAGAGAAAGACCTGCTTTTTTCATCACAGTGTTTTCTCCGCTGCCCACCCTCTGTAACTGTGAATAGCAACATCCACCTCTATTGTGGAAGCACTGTGATAAATAATATctattaatatttcttaatatttatgACACAGTCAGGTATGATAGCAATGAGCAGGAGGAAATCAATAGTTCTACAGTGGCTTTTAGTCCAGATATCACATATTAAACAAGAGCCGCTCATCAAAGTGGGAAACAGGATCACGCATCAGATCCACACCCTGCAAGCAGCACAACACCATTGGGACACAGAAGTGCCATGGAAAGAAATAGTTAGGAAAGCATGTAATTACATACTGTGCCGTAATGCACAAGCAAATGTCCTGGTATTTCCTGCCTCAGGAGGGTTTGACCTTGTAGcgtttggttttggttgtgggtGTGTAGGTGGCAAGTGGATTGCACGGGTGTACATGGGACCTGCACATAATACGCCTGCGGACAGGAAAAGATGCAGTTAATTGTGTGTAACTATGTCATGGGCTCATAATTGGaacataatttaattaaatttggaaagtgaaagaaatgcatCAGAAAGATTgatcagaaagcaaagattaaattcttttttaattacctagaatgaattttttttaattcttccttttcctaaCAGCATGCCTTCTCCGGACCATTAAAATGAGAACCGTAGCAAAGTTAGCAGGTGCCGGGTTgtatttttcattgtctttgtCAGAGCCTGATAATTTCACCTTTAATTCTCTCGGCTTTAAATTGTGGTTCTGCTGCCACCTAGCTTAGACATGCTTCTGAGCTCAGCCAGCTCCCACCACCAGCTCCCGACGAGCAGGGGCATATGGTTTGCTTCGGAAAAGGCTGAAACAAGGATCCAAAAGTGCGGTTTATGCTGAATTTGCAATTAACACTTCAAGTCCCAGCAACTGtaattttcctgccttttgtcTCGGTTATGAACACTAGTACAGGAGTTCTTGATCTCCAACAGCTCAAAATAGCTTTATCACCCAAAAGTCAAagattataattaaaaaatcaccttttaGTTAGAAGGTATTTGTAGATTTTACTACTATGAGATgtaattataaaacaaaactaaatatttttatattaaataaatgaaaatattttagattcgAATGTTTGATATGAAGGTGGTTTGAAGGCCAAGATGCTaacttcagaaatggaaatgcaatTAAATCTATACGTAAAGGTGAGTTTAGCAACAGCCACTTTCCAGGTATTACAGTGATTCTACTGAACTGTGTAGATATTTTAACAGTAGGGTGAAGTCCAGTAAGGGAAGAGATCTAATCGTTTTatcccctttccctctcctaTTTTACGTAGAGGTTCATTTGAGGATTCAACGACCAGGTTTTACACGGCATGTGTGGTTGAAGCTTTTGCCTACTTGCATTCCAAAGGGATCATTTATAGGGACCTCAAGCCAGAAAACCTCATTCTGGATCATCGAGGTTATGCCAAACTGGTGAGTGCCTGCAATATTTGGTTTGCTAAAAAAAGTCACCGCTACTACCAGACAACTGGTGTTTTAGGGGTAGAGGAGAACCCAGGATTAGCCATAGAGGGTCAGAAGCAAAGCCCACCCAGCCCAGGGTCCCGTCTCTGATGGTGGCCATCAGTAGATGCTGAGATGAGATCAGGGCAAGGGTGTCATCACCCACCACCGGGATGTtctcccagcctccagcagGCTGAGGCTCAGGATACAGCTGAGTTGGGGAACACTAATTCTGGCTTGAAATTCAGATCTGTGGTCCTGAAGTGGAAATGTTTAGAGATAAGTGTCAAGAGAAATCCATCCAGCTGTTTTGGAGCTACTGAAAGActaaaaaataacttgaaaagAGGTGTCTTAAAATATtggtgggagagggggaggacTTGCATCTGTGGGCTTTATGGGCGACTGGTGAAACAAATTTTGCAAGCTACTGTTCCTGTGTCAGGTCCTTATGTAAGCAATAAAGGAAGGCATTCTTAATGGAAGTATTAATCATGACCCTGTCATGgcaagaaattattattattaattgctGTGGACTGCATTGCTGAACTGTGGCCAATACAGCTTCCTGCTTTAGGAGGGCCACTTGTGTTTTAGCACTGGTAACACACCTGACTGATCTGTGCAAACTCCTCTGGGACGACTGCATAAGGCTCTGCCTGGAACTGCTCTTCCCAGAAAGTCGTGGTCCTTCTCAGTGCTGTCCCCCTGCAAGATCCATCTCCTCAAACCAGGTCAGCAGCGTATGCAAGACCTGCACCCCCCAAATTAGGGAGTTACTGATGGGTTTCACTATACTGCTTTGTTCACTCATACTACTTTTTTGCCTCAAAAATCACTGTAGAGGTGCCCTGCATGTAAGGTACACCCCAAATGCCAGGTGAGACCGtggagagggggagaggaaaagcaagactTCCCTTGGTGGGAGGCGCTGGAGGATGTGGGCACTTGGGAGGCCATCAGTGAAGGACAGGGCAGTGCACTCCTAAAAAGAGCTGTGTCCAAGAGGGGCTGATGCCCTCCGTGAGAGTCATGGAGGGGGGCCAAGGTCTCTGCCTCTTGGCTTGGGGACTTCCAGGCCTTTGGGAAGGGAAACTCAGGAGTGGCGTCAGCAGGTGGGAGCAGTTAAGTTCAGACCATCACCATCACGGACCTTTACAGCATCGTGGCAGCCACCATGTGTCACCATGACGCAGCCTAATGAATGACATCAGAGTTTATCCTCCACAGCATTTCGCTAAGGCTGTTGTGTTCAGCGAGGTGTCAGATGATTGAGGAGGATTAGATGCAGGActgcccttctccccaccccaggagGACCTGGACCGGGGTTTGTGCTGGTCCCATCACCAACCCCCAGCTCGTTAGACATTCTGATCCCCCTGAACACATGCATGATAGCACAAGAAATGTCCCAGATCTCTTGTGGGACTGTGACCACGTAGGACTTTTGCTCCTGACCATCTCAAGGTGTAGGAACATCTCACAGCCATCAAGGGACAGTAGAGTGTGCTGCAGACCACAGCTCTGGGCCAGGACAGCACCGAGGCAGGGGAGAACAGAGGGGGTAGagctaaaaatacagtaagccTATTAAcctgagctctgcctgggccCCAAAGGATAGCTTTGGTTCCCAGTATAATCtgattttctgtgcttgctggTGCCACAGGGGGACTGCTGTAGGGGCACACTGAGGTTTGTGAGCCTGCCAGCACGTTGTAACAGCCTCAAGTAAATAGTTGTACTGCATCACTCTCTATACCGGGAGAGAAATCTGAACTTTTCAGTAGATGCCAAAATGGTCAGTGTTTAGCCTAAATAGTTACTTGCTCAGGTAAAAGCtgggagtttaaaaaaaaaaaacaaagcaaaacaaatcaacCTCAGCTGTGAATGATACGATGTTACATCTCCCCAGAAACCTTCAGTGTTAGCATTTGTTCTTCTTCCCTCACGAGAGTCTTCCTTTTTATATTACGAAGGATAAATCGGTGAAAAGGTCACTACGGTTGCCTGGTCCTGGAAAGACCCATGATGCTTTCGTTAGGAGAATATTCTCACGAGGAAAcctcctttctgctttgcttcactTCAAGAGGAGCGGAGCACATGGCTGACATATTCCCTCTCGTGCTCTGCCCTGATGGTACTCTGCTCCTTTCCGCAGGTCGATTTtggctttgcaaagaaaataggatttggaaagaaaacatggacTTTTTGTGGAACCCCGGAGTACGTAGCCCCCGAGATCATCCTGAACAAAGGTCATGACATTTCGGCAGACTACTGGTCACTGGGAATCTTAATGTATGAACTCCTGACTGGCAGGTATGGGCATCGGGGCCGGCACCACTGCTGAAAATAGATCCGAATATTTCTGCCGTTGTCACCCTGATTAGGCGAGGGACAGGTTCAGAGCTGGCGTGTGCTGTAGCGGCACAGCACTATGCTGCTGAACCTAATAATTAGTTTTTCCACTTTAAGTCACAGCTTCCATGCAGACTGCTCAAAGGGCAAGACATGAGTAGGCCTTTTAGGAAACGCTGTGAAATGACACCGAAAATTCCTTTTTGGCCCTGAATGAGCTGAACAtgatggagaaagggaaagggttTGCAATTTAACTGGAGAGGTGCAATGATGGGCTGCCACACATCTGAAAAGGAGGAGGTAGACCTGACACTTGGGTCCCTATATCCATCCCTTCCCTTACTTAGTTTTGGATGTATATATTACTGCTCATGTTGGCAGTAGCAGCTTCCTTGCACTTCCTCACCTCATCCCCCATCACTCACTCCCATCATACCGGAGCTGGAAAAGGATCCATCATCTCAACCTGCTTATCCTTTGGGGCTAGACCCAACCCCTATTCTGTTAAACCAATGGAAACCTAATTAATCCCCACTGAAAGCATGTCACAACATCAGAGAATAAGCCAGCGAACATTGCTCAGACCCTTGTTCCTTGGGCTGTTGGGATGTGGGCCATCATGGAAGTGAGAGGTTCAGCAcgtgctgctgcagaaaacatgACTTTACTCTTCGGTACTTCCCTCCAGCCAGCACCACTGACAGTATCAGAGCTCCTTGGCTGAGAAATTATTAAGATCAGAGGAAGCAAAGCATTGCTAGTCGTCATCTACCTTTTCTCAGTTTAGTAGGGTACTATGTTTTGCtttgggtgggtggggaggTTTATCAATCTTCAATGCTATTTTAAAGACAAGCTTTTAatctttacctttttcctttcccctctgaAGTCCCCCTTTCTCAGGCCCAGACCCCATGAAGACCTATAACATCATATTAAGGGGAATAGACATGATTGAATTTCCAAAGAAGATTGCCAAGAATGCtgctaatttaattaaaaaactatGCAGGTAAGCGCATGAAATATAATCACCTTGATcttatttgcaaagaaattaattgttcaGTAACCAATTTGTTATTCATTTTACAGGGACAATCCATCAGAAAGATTAGGGAACTTGAAAAATGGAGTGAAAGATATCCAAAAGCACAAGTAAGTGTCTTCTCCACCATCCGTCAGATCCAACCCACAGAAACATGCATTTCAAGCACTtcaattttcagcaaaaaatacTCTTCATGTGCTTTAGACTCTTAACTGAATTTCCatcagattctttttttcctagtgttttGGTATAGATGCTAGCCTTGCCTATGAGCAAAACACATTGCACAATGACCATTACACTTTAATTACTCTAGTTGCAGAAGAGCATTTGGAAGCAATCCAACTTGGCCACTGcctgcttggatttttttggtttgcagaATCACTTTCCAAGGTTTTCCTTGatttcccttcccccccgcccAACACACTTTCTCTCTACCCGTGATATTAATTCATCATCCCTTTTGGTCTGATGGGAGAGAGTTGTTAAGTGATGTCACATAGGTTTTCAAACTGCTGGAGGGGAATAAGAACAAGTTAAGAGAGCCATCACAGAAGCAGGTTATCTCATCCATCCGTGCTGGTGCTTCTCTTCTTCCATCCCCGAAGCAACAGAAATGGGTTGGATGGACATTTTGGGTGGACGGGTTGAAGACTCAGCCCAGGACTCATCCACCCACCTAAGCTGCCGTAGCTTGAGCAAACTCGAGGTGCCTGAACCAGGAGGAGGACGTCACTGTACATGCCCTTAGCTCCCTATCTCATACGAAGAAAGGACATTAGGGGTCTCATACGGGAGGGATCAACCCTatagaaaggaaagagcagCTGCCAGGACACCTGCAGTGAGGAACGGTTTTCTTCTGAGCATTGGTAATTTGTACTTGCCATGGTATTATCACTGGGTTGCTACACATGCTTCATTTTCAGTCCCCTAAAACATACATAAAGGTGACAGGAAAAATTATTAAGGCTAATTGGACAATTTGAAGAAGATGACTACGGGAGTTGAAACCCACTGTTTAAGcaatttaaatttgattttgtgCTACAGAGAGATTTTCGCCGTATGTCTTAACTTTCATTATTCCCTCCTTTCTAGATGGTTTGAAGGCTTTAACTGGGAAGGGTTACGAAAAGGGACACTGACGCCTCCTATAATACCAAGTGTAAGTTTTCCtacttattttctccttcctggcCAATAAGTTTCTTTTACATGAATGTTGTGAGCTTCGGGCAGTAATACACTGGAGTTAAGTGGCGACAGCATGTGCTTTATTTCGTCTGAAGATGCTTGAAGAAGTCATGTTAGAGACATTTCCAGCTACACTTGGTCTCCTGGCAGTCTCTTCCAGGGGACGGCGGTTTGGGGAGGGCATGACTGCAATGAAATGCTCTTTGCAGCAGGAGATCGGGGCAGGATCATTCACTACTACAcgtttttctcttcctcacctGCTCCACTTGTTTCTTCTCTACTTTTCACATTTCAGTGGAGAGCTGCCACTTTCACCCCTTCTCTCAGATgtgtcctctttctttctcctttattcttatttcttttgacGAGGCAAGTGGGATTTGTATGccatctcccttttcttttgcattaacctttctctctgtcttttcttttgtgcttttcgctctttttttcctgcatccgTGTCCTACATGAAAAGCCCTGTTACCGCCTAGTTTATGTTTAACTGGGAGCAGACGCGGAGGGACAGCTCGACTCATTTTCCTTTGGAGCAAAGCTCTTCCTTTGATGTCTTTGTGAGCTCTTTACCCACAAAGCCTGCCACAAAGGGAAACCAAACAGGATTAGCTGATAGAAATTACCTTGGCCCCTTCTGTTCTGCAGCCTCCCCTCCTTGTTTCAACTTAATCCCTTTCTCTCCATGCCTCTCCCGCGGGATCACCGAGAGAATGACATTAGCAATCGTGTTTAATTGCATCCCGTTGCTCTGTCCACCCATGGTCCtgcccctcctgcagcagcgGCAGGCACGGCTCCAGGGCTAAGTCTGCCATCCCAAAGTTTTCTTAGCAGCTATGAAAGAGCAAGAGGGTTTTGCATACCCACTTTTTGCCCTGTGGGCTGCAGAAGTTGCTGGCAGTTAGTGGGAGAAAGCAGGACTTTGCAAATATCTGCCTAAAGCAGGATGCCCAAAGAAcatataaatgttttataaatcaaaaccgtgttttttctgttaagcTTCTCTTTAATGACTATTAATTTGTCAGCGGTACTGTTCACCACATTTCAAGTCAGACAATAAAGTCAAGTTTGCTCCCTTACATCCCGTTACAATTTGTGGTTTACCTGTGCAGGATGTCAGTGTAGCCTGCAAATGCCCCAATATGTTTCTCTAATTGTTTTTAGTGGATTTGTAGTTTAGTAAGAGCATTTCCAGCACTGCTTTTACCCAATATGCATATGGACCCTGCATGTCTAACCCTCAGATGGCACAACCAGCAGCAGTGACTTCAGTGGTACCTGCTCTCTATGGGCATGAATTGCTCCCTGACATCCCCAAGCTGGGATGTTGCTCCACCACCAGAAATGGTCTCTGGTCCTTTGGCACTGCCTAGAGGAAGGCCGCTCTCCAGCCTGTTGTAcaggaaataatgttttctttgctttttcagttagATCCAACAGGGTAGGAGAAAAGGTTTGTATGGTGTTATTTCTTGGCATCTTCAAGGCTGTGTGTTCGTGGGACTAGTGGTGTCCTACCAGGGAACACATCTGTGGTTGCTCCCAAGACAGTGATCTGCTGTCACTCTTTTGGCCAGCACACCACCATCAAGGCTTTCCGAAGTAGAGAGGAGCATCCTTCCCTCTTCAGAGGAATCCTTCTTCCAGGACAACTCAATGTTAACAGCCATACGTTGCCCTAATCCCAATTCAATCACAGCTCATTCTTTCCTAGAGTTCTTAGGAGTAACATCTTCTCTAGACATACTCCCAAGATCCTCTCCAAAACCTGCCTCAATTAACTAGTGAATCTTGTCAATCCCAAAGCTGTCTGTCCTTCTCGGCCTTGTTTTCCACAagtttttcagttgctttggCAAAAGTCCCAACTGCCAATAAGAGCCATATGTGAAAAGGGACCCAAAATACATAGCTCTGGGGGAAGAAATCCATTTTTCCTTCAGCCAGTGCACCTCTTGTTGAGCCAGTAGAGCTAAACATAGAGactagctttcttttttttaagaaaaaaggccTTCCCCAGCTCTTTAACCCTCATTAGCAGTTATGTGGTACTACCAGTGAGGCAATCGAAAGCTGCTCCTTAGCTCTTATTCCATGGCATTTTAGGAAAGATCTCCATTTACAGCCTGCTGCTAGGACATCACTTCAGGGAGCAGCTGAGCCTCAATACCACAGCTGAGATCTGTGACAGTAGCTGTCCTTAAAAGCTTCTCCTGCCTTGACTTTTCCAAAGATGTGCTGTCTTGCATCACAGCTCTTGCCTTTGAGAATGACATGCAGACCTCTGCGCCATAATTCATCTCAAGCCCTTATGTTGGTAAGCAATCAGAAAGCTGACACTGATGTTTGCACTTTATCTTCTTGGACAGAAGATAATTCTAGAGTGTCCCTTCTTGGCTGGTGAGGCCATCAAGAGGGACATTTGCTCCCATGTGTCTGACAGTGAAGGAATGCAGGCCACGTAGGTGACCTGGAGCTCAGAGCTGTGGGGAATCACAACAGCATTACCATCACATAATGTCAATCAGCAGAGTAGCAACTCATCCaaccttttttctccaaatcctatttcttctaagaaaaagaaaaccctctaCATTTGAGGTGTTGGATAtactcagcatttttattttgtcagatGAACACACAAAAGGCAATCCATTTCCCAAAGTAGGAC is a genomic window containing:
- the PRKG1 gene encoding cGMP-dependent protein kinase 1 isoform X5, which translates into the protein MKILKKRHIVDTRQQEHIRSEKQIMQSAHSDFIVRLYRTFKDSKYLYMLMEACLGGELWTILRDRGSFEDSTTRFYTACVVEAFAYLHSKGIIYRDLKPENLILDHRGYAKLVDFGFAKKIGFGKKTWTFCGTPEYVAPEIILNKGHDISADYWSLGILMYELLTGSPPFSGPDPMKTYNIILRGIDMIEFPKKIAKNAANLIKKLCRDNPSERLGNLKNGVKDIQKHKWFEGFNWEGLRKGTLTPPIIPSVASPTDTSNFDSFPEDSDEPPPDDNSGWDIDF
- the PRKG1 gene encoding cGMP-dependent protein kinase 1 isoform X4; the protein is MTEEVQLKSEETKTFAMKILKKRHIVDTRQQEHIRSEKQIMQSAHSDFIVRLYRTFKDSKYLYMLMEACLGGELWTILRDRGSFEDSTTRFYTACVVEAFAYLHSKGIIYRDLKPENLILDHRGYAKLVDFGFAKKIGFGKKTWTFCGTPEYVAPEIILNKGHDISADYWSLGILMYELLTGSPPFSGPDPMKTYNIILRGIDMIEFPKKIAKNAANLIKKLCRDNPSERLGNLKNGVKDIQKHKWFEGFNWEGLRKGTLTPPIIPSVASPTDTSNFDSFPEDSDEPPPDDNSGWDIDF